A stretch of DNA from Coccidioides posadasii str. Silveira chromosome 1, complete sequence:
GTCGGTGTTGCTGAAAATCGAGCTTTTGATAAGTTCGAGCCCAACGGAAGCGGTTTGGATGATGTCATGGACGTTCCATGGGAAAACACCGAGGAATGTCCGGATGGCACGCGACGAACCCTCCAAAGGCGCTGAATAGAGCAGAAGGCACAATGCACAGACCGCGCCGTGTAGACCGTGACGGGGGGGGGGATAGAAGCCCCCCGCGAGATGTCCTGGCCGTTGCGTAACTCACGAGGACGGGAAGACAATCAGGGTTTCAAAACGTCTGGAGCAGCTGTCAACGAGGGCCGCGCGTGGTCGGCCAATCAGCGCCGTCTGTGCGGGTTTTGAATATCgaaacttttttttcttcccgcTTCGTTCGCCTGCAGCGCTTCAGCGGAGCAACTCCACGAGATGCGCCTGGGCCATACTACCACCAGCAACGTCCTCCTGCTGCAACCTCCCCGGCCAAATCCCTGTAAAATCACATTCGGATACCCCCAGTCGATTCAAAACGGAACCCAATCGCGTCGATTGTCCTCCGCACCGCCCACCACACGGCACAATGGATGTAGACCAACTCCAGTCGCAGCCGCAGCTCCAACCTTCCGAACAGTCCCCTACCTCCCTCTCACCCTCCGCCCAACTCGACCTCGCCATCACTCTTATCCTGCACAACTGGCCCGTCCTCACCCTCGCTGTCCAATCCTCATGGGGCGGCCCCACCTCCTCCGAAAAGCGCGACTGGTTCTGCGCCGCCATCGCCGAACTCTTCACCGACCGTCCCGAAACCGATGCGATAGACCTTGAGGAAGTCCTGCTTCAGGTGATGAGCGACGAGTTCGACGTCGTGGTGGATGACGGGAGCGCCGCCGATATCGCGGACCGGGTCGTGGAGCTCAAAGCGGAGATCGAGAAGGGAGACCTGGCCGGAGTAAACAAGATGTGGGAGGCCTGGAAACAAAAGGAGCTCAGGGGTGGCGGAGACGGAAATGCAAGCCTTGGGCTGTTCAGAAAGGTGGAGATGCGGGATGAGGATCAGGAGACGGATGAAGACGAAGACGACGACGAGCATGAGGGCGGGGATGTGGCGATGGAGGATGCACCTGCTCCCAGGCCGCAGCGGGAGAGGACAG
This window harbors:
- a CDS encoding uncharacterized protein (EggNog:ENOG410PNFD~COG:S~BUSCO:14651at33183), whose translation is MDVDQLQSQPQLQPSEQSPTSLSPSAQLDLAITLILHNWPVLTLAVQSSWGGPTSSEKRDWFCAAIAELFTDRPETDAIDLEEVLLQVMSDEFDVVVDDGSAADIADRVVELKAEIEKGDLAGVNKMWEAWKQKELRGGGDGNASLGLFRKVEMRDEDQETDEDEDDDEHEGGDVAMEDAPAPRPQRERTEPEVDEDGFTKVVGRRKR